A single Neospora caninum Liverpool complete genome, chromosome VIIb DNA region contains:
- a CDS encoding Phosphatidylserine synthase 2,related codes for MVRTDGSRLSPAFASSFSASSSPHALASPDGASSPRRRHVGVQTSVPSREYIGPQARASQAPEFFKQGWLHRPKTVATLCTSLAVIFVAAQVVSSGSEPENLKYRIVWGSTAAVSMFLVFGTLQFPDGLLVRPSPIFWRFIKGCSVLYLVLLVFLLFQDLDDVRRGLRYIDPSLGKPLPEKSYAQNCHSFSTLAGSMDVFVLAHFFGWLVKGLIIRDARLLWILSLLFEWMEISLRHILPNFWECWWDHLILDVFGCNLLGMYLGLALCRSLQMKEYLWHDDSPPDTPRSDLLSPAPSPSAAAAKGCAATDPNVPSGAPLSPAASPVSPSGNERRGSTRSASPNRRRRSICRAVPGSLRQLAPYEWTGYKWPRLFSSASTFVSLLLYCVAVTLLDLNVFFLKAELWLHPSHWLILARITLWTFMAAAGTREYYEFVTDVNCKRMGVQCWIDLAVVSTEALLSVKWFHGLQPHDPCPQWIIVAWIAIACVLAAAIVWLICRPRPPSLKRMSSLSHSGGFSHPASLSEDLYLQETFLEGPKDK; via the exons ATGGTGCGGACCGAcggttctcgcctctcccccgcgtttgcttcctcgttttctgcttcctcttctccgcacGCACTTGCCAGTCCTGACGGGGCGTCTTCCCCTCGAAGGAGACACGTCGGCGTTCAGACTTCTGTCCCCAGTCGAGAGTATATAGGCCCCCAGGCCCGAGCTTCTCAGGCTCCAGAATTCTTCAAGCAAGGATGGCTGCACAG ACCGAAAACAGTCGCGACTTTATGCACCTCTTTGGCGGTCATTTTCGTCGCTGCTCAAGTCGTCTCTTCAGGGTCGGAGCCCGAAAACCTGAAATACCGAATTGTTTG GGGATCGACTGCAGCAGTGTCGatgtttctcgtctttgggACGCTCCAGTTTCCTGACGGATTGCTCGTGCGGCCTTCTCCGATTTTTTGGCGCTTCATCAAAGGATGCTCGGTGCTTTACCTCgtgctcctcgtcttcctccttttccag GATCTGGACGACGTTCGCCGAGGCCTGCGCTACATTGATCCGAGTCTAGGCAAGCCTTTGCCCGAGAAGAGTTACGCGCAGAATTGTCACAGTTTCTCGACTCTGGCG GGGTCGATGGACGTCTTTGTCTTGGCGCATTTCTTTGGATGGCTCGTCAAGGGTCTGATTATCCGCGACGCTCGCCTTTTGTGgattctctcgctgctgttTGAGTGGATGGAAATCTCTCTCCGCCACATTCTCCCGAACTTCTGGGAGTGCTGGTGGGACCAC CTGATTCTCGACGTTTTTGGCTGCAACCTTTTGGGGATGTAtctcggcctcgctctctgccgctcgctCCAAATGAAGGAGTATCTGTGGCACGACGACTCGCCGCCCGACACCCCGCGCTCGGACCTGctctcgccggcgccgtccccgtcggctgcggctgcgaaGGGCTGTGCGGCGACAGATCCGAATGTCCCCTCCGGagcgccgctgtcgcctgcaGCTTCACCGGTGTCGCCGTCCGGGAACGAACGGCGAGGCTCCACGAGGTCGGCGAGTCCGAACCGACGTCGCCGCTCGATTTGCCGAGCAGTGCCCGGCTCTCTGCGACAGCTCGCCCCGTACGAATG GACCGGCTACAAATGGCCCCGGTTGTTTTCGAGTGCGTCGACCTTTGTGAGTCTTCTGCTCTATTGCGTGGCCGTCACCCTGTTGGACTTgaacgtcttcttcctgaaGGCGGAGCTCTGGCTGCATCCTTCCCACTGGCTAATTCTCGCCAGGATCACCCTCTGGACGTTCATGGCTGCGGCAGGAACTCGCGAATACTACGAATTCGTCACGGACGT AAACTGCAAGCGCATGGGCGTGCAGTGCTGGATCGACCTCGCTGTCGTCAGCACAGAGGCGCTGCTCTCCGTCAAATGGTTCCATGGGCTCCAACCTCACGATCCGTGTCCACAGTGGATTATC GTCGCCTGGATTGCCATCGCATGCGTTTTGGCTGCCGCGATCGTCTGGCTGATTTGTCGCCCGCGACCTCCGAGTTTGAAGCGAATGTCGAGCCTCTCCCACAGCGGAGGCTTCTCGCACCCCGCCAGTCTTTCCGAGGACTTGTACCTGCAAGAGACATTTTTGGAAGGTCCGAAAGACAAGTAG
- a CDS encoding U6 snRNA-associated Sm-like protein LSm6,related: MATNAKKSPSDFLQKVIGQRVVVRLSNGTDYRGVLTCLDDRMNIAMDKTEEFVDGNFVAAYGLSLIRGNNVLYISAVDETQT, encoded by the exons aTGGCgacaaacgcgaagaagtcTCCGAGTGACTTCCTGCAGAAAGTTATCGGGCAGCGTGTTGTGGTTCGCCTCAGCAATGGAACAGACTACCGAG GTGTCTTGACGTGTCTGGACGACCGCATGAACATCGCAATGGACAAAACGGAGGAATTCGTTGACGGGAACTTCGTCGCCGCGTACGGCCTGTCGTTGATCCGTGGCAACAACG TGCTGTACATCAGCGCGGTggacgagacgcagacgtag
- a CDS encoding putative structure specific recognition protein I yields the protein MADATDAPAAAPPAAGGAAGPAIALGNIRGFGRNDMGLFKMSGDLFGWKNRKTGSVHQYKAADIVRASWVMTGADAYQLRILLGPHKNDLMVRFDGFHEKNFADLSRHFETHFKVKLQRALQAHRGWHWGDVKMEGNNLQLTLDGCPAFDIHAQEIAQVTTPSKNDLAIELIQDDTRDQQEDQLLEVRFYQPFAGDDDAEGPLQQLKQKLVKKSGVAETKMDSVALLNDVPLLVPRGRYEIDIGRRALKFHGKSYDYTIQYTSINRMFLVPRPNSPHVNFILSLENAMRQGQTSYPFVVMQFDSESVHSVEVNLEAAELQQRGLEKLIEGKTFHVVTRLFRALVGKSVIVPGDFKSVKQQFGIACSYRAQSGHLYPLNRSFLFIVKPVIFVRYDDVVSVEFSRTGASTTNRFFAFTVSVRGGGEFEFTSIDRNEYKPLVDFLVEKGIRIKNMETPEPSRGGALEAADLPSDDEDDDDYDEDGSDSEDEDFQEDDDDDEDDNASESPSEEEEEETKESKKRKKKEKKSKKEKKRKKERD from the exons ATGGCAGACGCAACTGACGCGcccgctgcggcgcctccggcagctggaggcgccgcaggGCCTGCAATTGCCCTCGGAAACATTCGAGGTTTCGGGAGAAACGACATG GGGCTCTTCAAGATGAGTGGAGATTTGTTCGGTTGGAAGAATCGGAAGACCGGTAGCGTTCACCAGTACAAAGCTGCGGATATTGTCCGCGCTTCGTGGGTCATGACGGGCGCCGACGCTTACCAGCTTCGCATTCTCCTCGGCCCGCACAAAAACGATCTCATGGTGCGGTTTGATGGATTTCACGAAAAG AATTTCGCAGATCTCAGTCGGCACTTTGAGACACACTTCAAAGTTAAGCTCCAGAGAGCCCTCCAAGCTCACCGAGGCTGGCACTGGGGAGACGTCAAAATGGAAG GCAACAATCTGCAGCTGACGTTGGACGGCTGTCCAGCGTTCGACATCCACGCGCAGGAAATCGCGCAGGTGACGACGCCGTCGAAAAACGACTTGGCCATCGAACTGATTCAAGACGACACTCG AGATCAACAAGAAGACCAACTCCTCGAGGTTCGCTTCTACCAACCCTTTgcaggcgacgacgacgcggaGGGCCCTCTGCAACAGTTGAAGCAG AAACTAGTCAAGAAGAGCGGCGTGGCAGAGACCAAGATGGACAGCGTGGCGTTGCTGAACGATGTGCCTCTCCTCGTGCCCCGTGGACGCTACGAGATTGACATTGGACGAAGAGCTCTCAAGTTCCATGGAAAGTCCTACGACTACACGATTCAGTACACCAGCATCAACAG AATGTTTCTTGTCCCCCGACCGAACTCGCCTCACGTCAACTTTATTCTCTCGCTGGAGAACGCCATGCGCCAAGGACAGACTTCGTATCCTTTCGTCGTCATGCAGTTCGACAGCGAGAGTGTGCACAGCGTCGAAGTGAATCTCGAGGCCGCAGAGCTCCAACAGCGTGGCCTTGAAAAACTCATTGAAG GGAAGACCTTCCACGTGGTCACGAGGCTGTTTCGCGCCTTGGTGGGCAAGAGCGTGATTGTCCCTGGAGACTTCAAGAGTGTGAAGCAGCAATTCGGTATCGCATGCAGCTACCGCGCGCAGTCTGGGCACCTCTACCCTCTCAATcggtccttcctcttcatcgtcaAACCCGTCATCTTCGTCAG ATACGACGACGTGGTGAGCGTCGAATTCAGCCGCACCGGCGCGAGTACCACGAatcgttttttcgcgttcaCGGTCTCTGTtcgaggaggcggcgaatTCGAGTTCACTTCCATCGACAGAAACGAGTACAAG CCCCTCGTGGACTTTTTGGTTGAGAAGGGTATTCGCATCAAGAACATGGAGACGCCGGAGCCGTCGCGTGGCGGCGCTCTGGAGGCCGCGGATTTGCCTtcggacgacgaggacgacgacgattacgacgaagacggctcGGATTCAG aGGACGAAGATTTCCAGGAGGACGATGATGATGATGAAGACGACAACGCGAGCGAGTCACCgtccgaggaagaggaagaggagacgaaggaatcgaagaaacggaagaagaaggaaaag AAatcgaagaaggagaagaagcggaagaaggagagagactga
- a CDS encoding armadillo/beta-catenin-like repeat-containing protein, with translation MGNQCCAGRDNAYKRKAQENEYANRGSFRHMLSFGAVGDDVVRFDRAYDNNDIAEFVRLCSSTCEIEKLEERMHPWAADPETIGALAATQLAIFSSREQEPHMKDEIREAGGIEALVKLLASKELDRKHAAVVALSFLSVDNVENCIAMYNAGALPYLIQGMKGDIEGMRAACAQTARNIYVLDVKYRREFMKNGGVTQLVRFLDINPEATNVYTQLEAIYHLEDLIGDENDEIPEFVQAVKAAGAIPKLKKLQDCKDQDVADAANLLLVRLSE, from the exons atggGGAATCAGTGCTGCGCGGGCCGTGAC AATGCGTACAAACGGAAGGCCCAGGAGAACGAATATGCGAACCGGGGCTCTTTCCGGCATATGCTGTCGTTCGGAGCAG TTGGCGACGATGTCGTGCGCTTTGATCGGGCGTACGACAACAACGATATTGCAGAGTTCGTCAGACTCTGCAGTTCCACGTGCGAG ATCGAGAAGCTAGaggagcgcatgcacccgtGGGCTGCAGACCCGGAGACCATCGGCGCCCTCGCTGCGACGCAGCTGGCCATCTTCTCGTCTCGGGAGC aggAGCCGCATATGAAAGACGAAATCCGAGAAGCTGGCGGAATTGAAGCGCTCGTCAAATTGCTGGCATCCAAA GAGCTAGATCGGAAGCATGCGGCTGTTGTAgccctttcctttctctccgttgaCA ATGTTGAGAACTGCATCGCCATGTACAACGCGGGAGCTCTGCCGTACCTGATTCAAGGCATGAAAGGCGACATTGAAGGCATGCGGGCTGCGTGCGCTCAAACCGCTCGAAATATTTACGTCCTCG ACGTCAAATATCGCCGCGAATTCATGAAAAATGGAGGTGTGACGCAGCTGGTCCGATTCCTTGACAT AAACCCGGAGGCAACGAACGTTTACACGCAGTTGGAAGCGATCTACCATCTGGAAGACTTAATTGGAGATGAGAACGACGAGATCCCCGAGTTTGTTCAAGCAGTCAAGGCTGCAGGTGCAATCCCCAAATTGAAGAAGCTGCAAGAC TGTAAAGACCAAGACGTTGCCGACGCCGCGAATCTCCTTTTGGTTCGACTATCGGAATGA